One stretch of Geoalkalibacter ferrihydriticus DSM 17813 DNA includes these proteins:
- a CDS encoding dihydrolipoyl dehydrogenase family protein, translated as MNTAYDFIILGSGTTAFAAARKASVLGARVLMVEQSKLGGTCVNWGCVPSKTLIHKAKEFYAAVRSAPFGINLRAEEPDYNLLMQAKTRAVEDLRREHYQKELDADPRIEVLRGHGRFLSPRELQVGAEVLVSDKFLIATGGVPRSLRLPGLVEVGYLNSYSALNLPAFPESLLIIGGGVVAVEMGQMFARFGTRVTIVERGERLLKEFDARLVDIFAGILEDEGVELIYNFEAQEVRREGELVCLHGRTREGEGDCCLRAERIMLAVGTAPADDDIGLEEAGVARDAAGFICVDEEMRTSAPGIWAAGDVTGPPLIAPSGAREGEVAAENMLNPDAHRRIDHRTTPMAVFVDPELAAVGLSGAQARAAGKSVVETFLPLDRVAKAHVMGGRRGGFVLCADQGSGRVLGVQVLAPRAADLIHEATLAVRFGLSVQDLAETVHVYPTIADGLHLAAVENIRQRG; from the coding sequence ATGAACACAGCCTATGATTTCATCATTCTTGGCTCCGGTACCACCGCCTTCGCCGCCGCCCGCAAGGCCTCCGTCCTAGGTGCGCGGGTACTCATGGTGGAGCAGAGCAAACTGGGCGGCACCTGCGTCAATTGGGGCTGCGTGCCGAGCAAAACCCTCATCCACAAAGCCAAGGAATTTTATGCCGCGGTACGCAGCGCGCCCTTCGGCATCAATCTGCGCGCCGAAGAGCCCGACTATAATCTGCTCATGCAGGCCAAGACCCGGGCTGTGGAAGATTTGCGCCGCGAGCACTACCAGAAAGAACTCGATGCCGATCCGCGTATCGAGGTTTTGCGCGGTCACGGCCGCTTTCTTTCGCCGCGTGAACTTCAGGTGGGGGCCGAAGTTCTGGTCAGCGACAAATTCCTTATAGCCACCGGCGGCGTCCCGCGCAGTCTGCGTCTGCCGGGGCTGGTCGAGGTCGGTTATCTCAACAGCTACTCCGCTTTGAATCTGCCCGCTTTTCCCGAGTCACTGCTGATTATCGGTGGCGGGGTGGTGGCCGTGGAAATGGGCCAGATGTTCGCCCGTTTCGGCACACGGGTGACGATTGTTGAACGTGGTGAGCGCCTGCTCAAGGAATTTGATGCGCGTCTCGTCGATATTTTTGCCGGGATTCTGGAGGATGAGGGGGTGGAGCTGATCTATAATTTTGAAGCCCAGGAAGTTCGTCGCGAGGGCGAGTTGGTCTGCCTTCACGGACGCACCAGGGAAGGCGAGGGGGATTGTTGTCTGCGCGCCGAGCGCATCATGCTCGCGGTGGGCACTGCCCCGGCCGACGACGACATCGGACTGGAGGAAGCGGGGGTGGCCCGCGATGCGGCGGGCTTTATCTGCGTCGATGAGGAAATGCGCACCAGCGCCCCGGGTATCTGGGCGGCCGGCGATGTCACCGGGCCTCCCTTGATCGCCCCTTCCGGTGCCCGCGAGGGCGAGGTGGCCGCGGAGAACATGCTCAATCCCGACGCGCATCGGCGCATCGACCACCGTACCACGCCCATGGCAGTGTTTGTCGACCCTGAACTGGCCGCGGTGGGGCTGAGTGGCGCGCAGGCACGGGCGGCCGGAAAATCGGTGGTGGAAACCTTTCTCCCCCTCGACCGGGTGGCCAAGGCCCACGTTATGGGCGGGCGGCGAGGCGGCTTTGTACTCTGTGCCGATCAAGGTTCAGGGCGGGTGCTCGGAGTGCAGGTTCTGGCACCGCGCGCCGCCGATCTTATCCATGAGGCGACCCTGGCGGTACGCTTCGGCCTCAGCGTTCAAGATCTGGCCGAAACCGTCCATGTCTATCCCACCATCGCCGACGGCCTGCATCTGGCCGCCGTCGAGAATATCCGGCAGCGGGGTTAG
- a CDS encoding phosphotransacetylase family protein has protein sequence MARKIFVAATGQNCGKTTTSISLLYLALAKYARVGFIKPLGPKPTLFQGLAMDKDAALMAQVFNLGAHLPHMSPVVLQPDTTRRMINGEINPAVLERRIVEAYAELDRTCDFVIIEGAGHTGVGSVLELSNARIAHLLQAPVLMVTGGGVGNVIDAVCLNLSLFREQGVRVRGIVANKLVAEKREITLDYLRRAFAPRSLEVLGGFNYQPVLANPTLRRIARLLDTPLQGDQSEAGRIIHHVQIGAASTQRVTELLQESSLLIVTSSRDELLVTLANLYQMEEYRSRLVGLVIPGISPISKITQRILDRSHIPYLRTTRHSTSELHNLITDDVSKITAEDQEKLDLLRELAALRFDFDAVDALCAP, from the coding sequence ATGGCTCGTAAGATTTTCGTCGCCGCCACCGGCCAGAATTGCGGCAAAACCACCACCAGCATCTCCCTGTTATACCTGGCGTTGGCAAAGTACGCCAGGGTCGGCTTCATCAAGCCTCTCGGCCCCAAGCCGACGCTTTTCCAAGGGCTGGCGATGGACAAGGATGCCGCGCTCATGGCCCAGGTGTTCAATCTGGGCGCGCATCTGCCGCACATGTCGCCGGTGGTGCTGCAACCCGACACCACACGGCGCATGATTAACGGTGAAATCAATCCAGCGGTGCTGGAGCGCAGAATTGTCGAAGCCTATGCCGAACTCGACCGCACCTGTGATTTCGTCATCATCGAAGGCGCCGGGCACACCGGAGTCGGTTCGGTGCTGGAGTTATCCAATGCGCGCATCGCCCATCTTCTCCAAGCACCGGTCCTCATGGTCACCGGCGGCGGCGTGGGCAACGTCATCGACGCGGTATGCCTCAACCTGTCCCTGTTTCGCGAGCAGGGCGTCAGGGTGCGCGGCATCGTTGCCAACAAGCTGGTTGCGGAAAAGCGTGAAATCACCCTCGACTACCTGCGCCGCGCTTTTGCACCTCGATCCTTAGAGGTTCTGGGCGGCTTCAACTACCAACCGGTGCTGGCCAACCCGACCCTGAGGCGCATCGCGCGTCTGCTCGACACACCCCTGCAGGGCGATCAGAGCGAGGCCGGGCGCATCATCCATCACGTGCAGATCGGCGCCGCTTCGACCCAACGCGTTACCGAGCTGTTGCAGGAGTCCTCTCTGCTGATCGTCACCAGCAGCCGTGACGAACTGCTGGTGACCCTGGCCAACCTCTACCAGATGGAGGAATACCGCTCAAGGCTCGTAGGCCTGGTCATTCCCGGCATTAGTCCGATCAGTAAAATCACTCAGAGAATTCTGGATCGCAGCCACATACCCTACCTGCGCACGACTCGCCACTCTACCTCCGAACTGCACAATCTCATCACGGATGATGTGTCCAAGATCACCGCCGAAGACCAGGAAAAACTCGACCTGCTGCGCGAACTCGCCGCACTGCGTTTCGATTTCGACGCCGTCGACGCCCTCTGCGCTCCTTGA
- a CDS encoding acyl-CoA dehydrogenase family protein: MRAADKDEKRSLEVAEASRETEWQQPSFVKEMFMGRLQTDLIFPFPEQDPADKSVGDDILAQVRDYLEKNLDADRIDRTCNIPKPVIAGLAKLGLFGIKIPKEYGGLGLSQINYNRIIHLVASHCASTAVLLSAHQSIGVPQPLKMFGTPEQKQKYLPRLAAGAVSAFALTEPEVGSDPSRMSAQAVQSEDGQSWIINGEKLWTSNGPIAELLVIMVRTNDPGSEKPEITAFIVEGDSPGLETVHRCDFMGLKGLRNGLLRFRDVRVPAENILGGRGEGLRLALQTLNVGRLTLPAASAATMKQALAIAVDFGKSRRQWGAPIGHHEAVAAKIARMSADLFAVDSLTWLTSAMGDAATQDIRLEAAMAKLFCTEAMWRSVDDAVQVRGGRGYETADSLRGRGEAAVPTERLLRDARINLIIEGTSEIMHLFIAREALDAHLKVAGMSATSTRMDVKNAARFYAKWYPLLWLPRPAVFKSVDLPWSLKRHLWFVERATRRLARDLFHRMMLHRQGLQKKQMLLARLVDAGAELFAMTAVIARAGSPEAPPGADKLADLFCHQARRRLSRLHREVYFNDDRRAYRRAREVLDGHYPWLEDNILSTWKGTEPPT; encoded by the coding sequence ATGCGCGCAGCGGACAAAGACGAAAAGCGTTCTCTTGAGGTGGCGGAAGCCTCGCGGGAGACTGAATGGCAGCAGCCGAGTTTCGTTAAAGAAATGTTCATGGGGCGGCTGCAGACCGACCTTATCTTTCCCTTTCCCGAACAGGATCCGGCGGATAAGTCCGTCGGTGATGACATACTCGCGCAGGTGCGAGATTATCTGGAAAAAAATCTCGACGCGGACCGCATCGACCGCACCTGCAACATACCCAAGCCGGTGATCGCCGGCTTGGCCAAGCTGGGGCTGTTCGGGATCAAAATTCCAAAGGAATACGGTGGCTTGGGGCTTTCGCAGATTAATTACAACCGCATCATTCATCTGGTGGCGAGCCACTGCGCCTCGACGGCGGTGCTTCTTTCTGCCCATCAGAGCATCGGTGTGCCCCAGCCCCTGAAGATGTTCGGCACCCCGGAGCAGAAGCAGAAATATCTGCCGCGCCTGGCGGCCGGGGCCGTGAGTGCATTTGCCCTGACCGAGCCGGAGGTCGGTTCCGATCCTTCGCGCATGAGCGCTCAAGCGGTGCAGAGTGAGGATGGGCAAAGCTGGATCATCAACGGCGAGAAGCTGTGGACCAGTAACGGACCTATCGCCGAACTGCTGGTCATCATGGTGCGCACCAATGACCCAGGATCTGAAAAACCGGAAATCACAGCGTTTATCGTCGAGGGCGACAGCCCCGGCCTGGAAACCGTGCATCGCTGTGACTTCATGGGGCTCAAGGGGTTGCGCAACGGCCTGCTGCGTTTTCGCGATGTGCGCGTTCCGGCGGAGAATATCCTCGGCGGGCGCGGCGAAGGTCTGCGCCTGGCCCTGCAGACCCTTAACGTCGGACGCCTGACCCTGCCCGCGGCCAGTGCGGCGACCATGAAACAGGCCCTGGCCATCGCCGTCGACTTCGGCAAGTCTCGCCGTCAGTGGGGAGCGCCTATAGGTCATCACGAGGCGGTCGCGGCCAAGATCGCGCGTATGAGCGCCGACCTTTTTGCCGTCGACAGTTTGACCTGGCTGACCTCGGCCATGGGTGATGCCGCCACCCAGGACATTCGCCTGGAAGCGGCCATGGCCAAACTCTTCTGCACCGAAGCCATGTGGCGCAGTGTGGATGATGCGGTGCAGGTGCGCGGCGGGCGCGGTTATGAAACGGCGGACTCCCTGCGGGGTCGCGGCGAAGCGGCGGTGCCCACCGAGCGGCTGTTGCGCGATGCGCGCATCAATCTCATTATCGAAGGCACCAGTGAAATCATGCACCTGTTCATCGCCCGCGAGGCCCTGGACGCACACCTCAAGGTGGCCGGCATGAGTGCCACCTCGACGCGCATGGATGTGAAAAATGCCGCGCGCTTCTATGCCAAATGGTATCCGCTGCTGTGGCTGCCGCGCCCCGCGGTGTTCAAGAGCGTGGATCTGCCCTGGAGTCTCAAGCGGCATCTCTGGTTCGTGGAGCGCGCCACCCGGCGCCTGGCGCGCGATCTGTTTCACCGCATGATGCTCCATCGTCAAGGGCTGCAGAAGAAGCAGATGCTGCTGGCCCGTCTGGTCGACGCCGGCGCCGAGCTGTTCGCCATGACCGCTGTCATTGCGCGCGCCGGCAGCCCCGAGGCGCCGCCCGGCGCCGACAAATTGGCCGATCTTTTCTGCCACCAGGCGCGTCGCCGCCTCAGCCGCCTGCATCGCGAGGTGTATTTCAACGATGACCGCCGCGCCTATCGGCGTGCTCGCGAGGTGCTCGACGGGCATTATCCCTGGCTGGAAGACAACATCCTCAGTACTTGGAAAGGAACGGAACCTCCGACATGA
- a CDS encoding DoxX family protein: MWRFLNKYRDIGLLLMRLGLGVMFLVHGVPKLLGGPERWYQLGLAMSYLGIDFMPHMWGIAAALAETLGALCLIFGFFMRPACLVLACTMAVAATMHLGRGDGLQVASHAIELGIVFCGLLILGPGRFSLDRS; this comes from the coding sequence ATGTGGAGATTTCTGAACAAATATCGGGACATTGGTTTGCTGCTCATGCGCCTTGGCCTGGGAGTCATGTTTCTCGTGCATGGCGTGCCTAAGTTGCTCGGTGGACCCGAGCGCTGGTATCAACTGGGGCTAGCCATGAGCTATCTGGGAATCGACTTCATGCCGCATATGTGGGGCATCGCTGCGGCCCTGGCCGAGACCTTGGGTGCGCTCTGTCTGATTTTCGGGTTTTTCATGCGCCCGGCCTGCCTGGTGCTGGCCTGCACCATGGCGGTGGCCGCCACCATGCACCTTGGCCGTGGCGACGGCTTGCAAGTTGCCTCCCACGCCATTGAGCTGGGGATCGTGTTCTGCGGCCTGCTCATCCTGGGTCCCGGCCGCTTCAGCCTCGACCGGAGCTGA
- the ybgF gene encoding tol-pal system protein YbgF, whose amino-acid sequence MKRIRIFLVLFLFAALAGGCLPSQSQLRLEQDQQELKRRLAELERHTLGRSQEQSQEMSARLEALALQQAETQVALDAVRVELQSINGRLEDTSRNNAQLRDELRLVRDDLGLKVSALEDRLAGVDARGGSAAAAAVAGAARPLEPAAETAEERYRKGLDQIMRQNEFAAGRETLTDFLRRHPDHELSVNAQYWIGEAFYGEKKFENAILQFQDVIQQHGEHPKAAAAMLKQGLAFDALGDRGNARVIMEKVREAYPLSDEAKKAGEHLDQWR is encoded by the coding sequence ATGAAAAGAATCAGAATTTTTCTTGTGCTGTTCTTGTTTGCGGCTCTCGCCGGTGGTTGCCTGCCGAGCCAGAGCCAACTGCGCCTGGAGCAAGACCAGCAGGAACTCAAGCGGCGTCTGGCCGAGCTCGAACGCCATACGCTCGGCCGCTCCCAGGAGCAGAGCCAGGAAATGTCTGCTCGCCTTGAAGCCCTGGCACTCCAGCAGGCCGAAACCCAGGTCGCTCTGGATGCTGTGCGCGTTGAGCTGCAAAGTATTAACGGCCGTCTCGAAGATACCTCGCGCAACAATGCGCAATTGCGCGACGAACTGCGTCTGGTTCGCGATGATCTCGGGCTCAAGGTCAGTGCCCTGGAAGACCGGCTTGCAGGTGTTGATGCGCGCGGCGGCAGTGCCGCGGCCGCTGCGGTGGCCGGCGCCGCACGGCCTCTTGAACCCGCAGCCGAGACCGCCGAGGAACGCTACCGCAAAGGGCTCGACCAGATTATGCGGCAGAACGAATTTGCCGCTGGTCGTGAAACCCTGACGGATTTTCTGCGGCGCCATCCCGACCACGAACTCTCCGTCAATGCCCAATACTGGATTGGCGAGGCCTTTTATGGCGAGAAGAAGTTCGAAAACGCCATCCTCCAGTTTCAGGATGTCATCCAACAACATGGTGAACATCCTAAGGCTGCTGCCGCCATGCTCAAGCAGGGGTTGGCTTTTGACGCCCTGGGGGATCGCGGCAATGCCCGGGTCATCATGGAAAAGGTGCGAGAAGCCTACCCCCTCTCGGACGAGGCCAAAAAAGCCGGGGAGCATCTCGATCAGTGGCGCTGA
- the pal gene encoding peptidoglycan-associated lipoprotein Pal: protein MNRFHRVFRAALILVAVSLVFSGCARQPVEADIARAPEVTETRLPATDLRGYDDSVLQEGRIREADRYDRSVPGAADIAAALERVHFEFDAFTLSSRAQEILTRNAAYLRANPEVKVLIEGHTDERGSDEYNLALGERRAQAVRNFLVSLGIAAERLSIISYGEELPLDPANHEDAWAKNRRAEFKPVL from the coding sequence ATGAACAGGTTCCATCGGGTTTTTCGCGCAGCTTTGATTCTTGTCGCAGTGTCCCTGGTGTTTTCCGGCTGTGCCAGGCAGCCCGTCGAGGCCGACATTGCGCGAGCACCGGAGGTGACCGAGACCCGCCTGCCGGCTACCGACTTGCGCGGCTATGATGACAGCGTCCTCCAGGAAGGCCGCATTCGTGAGGCGGATCGTTATGATCGCAGCGTCCCCGGCGCGGCCGACATCGCCGCAGCCCTGGAGCGTGTTCACTTCGAGTTCGACGCCTTCACCCTGAGTTCGCGCGCCCAGGAGATTCTTACCCGCAACGCCGCCTATCTGCGCGCCAATCCCGAGGTCAAGGTGCTCATTGAAGGACATACCGACGAGCGCGGCTCTGATGAGTACAATTTGGCGCTGGGCGAGCGCCGCGCCCAGGCGGTCAGGAATTTCCTGGTTTCGCTGGGCATTGCAGCGGAGCGTTTGTCCATCATTTCGTACGGCGAAGAGTTGCCACTTGACCCGGCGAACCATGAAGATGCTTGGGCCAAGAACCGCCGTGCCGAGTTCAAGCCGGTCCTTTGA
- a CDS encoding Rho termination factor N-terminal domain-containing protein: MNVAEIREIAKTMGIKATSKMKKAELIQAIQRHEGNADCYGAPWRLECGQDDCLWRRDCQHQSH, translated from the coding sequence ATGAACGTTGCGGAAATTCGGGAAATCGCCAAGACCATGGGAATCAAGGCGACCAGCAAGATGAAGAAAGCTGAACTCATCCAAGCCATTCAGAGGCATGAAGGCAATGCCGATTGTTACGGCGCACCCTGGCGCCTGGAATGCGGCCAGGACGACTGTCTGTGGCGCCGTGACTGCCAACACCAAAGCCACTGA
- the tolB gene encoding Tol-Pal system beta propeller repeat protein TolB, whose protein sequence is MLRALIPFLLALTLATPAAAQIEIRAPGQQTIPLALTSFLPRDQGGAAPEVAAEVKAVLQANLDLAGMFSFIDPAAFLSDAQRIGLLSSEVDFAQWRLLGAEVLVKGSYAVQGETLVIEARLFDVTRRRLLEGRRYVGRLSDARYMAHAFSDQILKSLTGSQGPFNTRIAFISDASGHKELYLMDVDGHNATRITNHRSIVLNPDFSPVGKELVFTSYKENNPDVYRKEIYSGSEVRLSSRQGLNISPRYRPDGREIALTLSYQGNPDLYLIGTDGSLRRRLTQNWNIDVEPSWSPGGDQIAFLSDRQGGPHVFIMDAQGDNLRRLTPAGTHNGTPAWSPTGERIAFTRLEQGRFDIYTIRPDGSDERRLTFGAGSKEHPRWSPDGRFLVYSLTQDRQKWIYVMRADGTGARRISPPGGQASHPAWSGPWQQ, encoded by the coding sequence ATGCTGCGTGCTCTTATCCCTTTTCTTCTGGCCCTGACCCTGGCAACCCCTGCTGCCGCTCAGATCGAAATCCGTGCCCCGGGGCAGCAGACCATTCCCCTGGCGCTGACCAGCTTTCTGCCGCGCGACCAGGGCGGCGCCGCGCCCGAGGTGGCAGCGGAGGTGAAGGCGGTGCTGCAAGCCAATCTCGACCTTGCCGGAATGTTTTCCTTTATCGACCCGGCCGCTTTTCTCTCCGACGCGCAGCGTATCGGCCTGCTCAGCAGCGAGGTCGATTTCGCCCAATGGCGCCTGCTTGGCGCCGAGGTGCTGGTCAAGGGAAGTTATGCGGTGCAGGGTGAAACCCTCGTCATCGAGGCTCGGCTGTTTGATGTGACGCGCCGGCGCCTGCTCGAAGGGCGTCGCTACGTCGGACGCCTCAGCGATGCTCGTTACATGGCGCACGCCTTCAGCGATCAGATTCTCAAGAGCCTGACCGGTAGCCAGGGGCCGTTTAACACCCGTATCGCCTTTATTTCCGATGCCAGCGGCCACAAGGAGCTTTACCTGATGGATGTGGACGGGCATAACGCGACCCGTATTACCAACCATCGCTCCATTGTGCTCAATCCCGACTTCTCGCCGGTGGGCAAGGAGCTGGTTTTTACCTCGTACAAGGAAAACAATCCCGACGTCTATCGCAAGGAAATCTACTCAGGAAGTGAAGTGCGCCTTTCCTCGCGTCAGGGGCTCAACATCAGTCCGCGCTACCGGCCCGATGGACGCGAGATCGCCCTCACCCTGAGCTATCAGGGCAACCCCGATCTCTACCTCATCGGTACCGACGGCTCACTCCGCCGGCGCCTGACGCAGAACTGGAATATCGATGTGGAGCCCAGTTGGAGTCCGGGGGGCGATCAGATTGCCTTTTTGTCCGACCGCCAGGGCGGCCCGCATGTATTCATTATGGATGCGCAGGGTGACAACCTGCGGCGCCTGACTCCGGCGGGTACCCACAATGGGACTCCGGCCTGGAGCCCCACCGGCGAGCGCATCGCTTTTACCCGTCTTGAGCAGGGTCGATTTGACATTTACACCATTCGTCCTGACGGCAGCGACGAGCGGCGCCTGACTTTCGGCGCCGGCAGCAAGGAGCACCCTCGCTGGAGTCCTGATGGGCGCTTCCTGGTCTATTCCCTGACCCAGGACAGGCAGAAATGGATTTATGTCATGCGTGCCGACGGCACCGGAGCGCGCCGCATTTCGCCCCCCGGTGGTCAGGCGTCCCATCCCGCCTGGTCGGGGCCCTGGCAACAGTAG